GAGGTTTACAGGTTTTTGAGCGGGGaatactttcagaaatgtttccAAACTGTTAATTGTGCTTAGGTGAAAATGCAGACGCAATTCTGAAATGCACAActcgattaaaaaaaaacccaaacaaacaggtTTTCATTGTTGATTGTTTATTCCACTTTATCAACTGGcaacaggggaaaaaaatcaagactAACTTTTTAGTAATAAAAGTGCAGCGAAAAATGAAATTATTCCAGACGAGGAGTTCTCATACCttttaacaaccccccccccttcCTTATGTTCACACTTGCATCAAAGCACTCATGGCGTTTGTAATTTGGACAGTTTATAATTTGTTTCGAATAGGGAAAAGATTTTCTTACGGATAAACGAGCATCTAGAAGTGATCAGGCTTGGTAGCGGAGGTATACCAGTAAATGATAAATATTTCGAGTTGCAGGTTATGAATGAGGAACTGACCAAACTTTGGACCATGCGCACCATGAGAACGGTCCAAAGGAATCGTTTCAGCCGAGAGTTTGGATCTGTTGCTTCACTCAAATCATACTTGCTGACAAAATCTCAATTCagatttggctttttttttttccctccctgaAATCATGATTGCTTTGTTGCAAGATCATGTGAACTGCCAGTTAGTGTAATATCTCCAGTGTAAAACATTTTTTCAGCCTGTTCATTTACCCATGTTTGACATTCCCTGTTTCTCATCCTTTCACAAGAACtcttcaataaaaaaaataataaatatacttGATGCAACAATGTCCAGAAAGAAAGGGGGAGGGGTGAATTAACACGCTTCTCTGCAGCAGGGTTCCCCACACTCAACACCGGACAATATAAAAGTCTACAACCTAAGACGACcaaaaagcacttttttttttttttgttaaatcagTTGGAGATCACATGAGCTGTGAGGGAAAGGTGCGGTCAGATTTGAACTCTGAACCTTCGTTTCACTGTCTGGGTTTTAGTGCCGCTGCAGCGACGCCCACTATAATGGCCACAACAGTGAATCCTTGTGCGAAGATGCGAGTGCGCATGAGCAACTGGGACTGGCGTGTCTTCCCCTGTTTGAAGGCTCGCAGGCCGTAGATCAGCGCTCCTGCGGTGCCCAGGCAACCTGAAGAGCCAgaaacagtttatttatttatttttaaacaaacatcAATGCATTCCAGTCCTTAAGATCACGCCCGGATACAAATTATCTGCACCCAAGATGCATTTAAAACAGAGAAATCCAACTGTACGACTGACCTTGTGCTGACCGAGGAACACAGAAAGCTACTGACAACACATCGAGCTGGTTTAGATATTAATTAACTAACAACAGAAATGAGATTTCAATCGAAAGctcacgattaaaaaaaaaaaagcacgcatacaaaacaaaaaaaaaatcaccaggtcTCTGTCAGTTCTACACATCAGAATCCTTTACAAATATGTTCTGTCAGATTAGACCGAGACTGGTTACTGTTAGTGAAGAGCAACTTGCAAGTCGCTTTGGCAGGATGATTAGGATCGGTATACCCTTTGAAGGTGATCCtccgtcccagtctcaaatctcttGTAGAATCTTCTggattaatctctctctctcaaacctgACCAGTTTCCAATTCTCCACATCATGATGctcccacccccatgcttcaccggACAGGGTGAGGCGCAGTGTTGGGTTTCTGCCAAACGTAATGCTTTGTATCAACACcataaaagttcaactttggtctcagaaCCTTTTCCGATGTGTGATGCATCAAAACAGCACCCCACCCCGATTCCTTATGATGGCGTTCTTCTCATCGTTCTTCCATCAAGCCACAGAACTATGGTTGTCTTGGGAATAGATCATTTTTGCAAGCTATATCGAttccctatacacacacacacacacacacacacaagttgataTTTTGGGCTATTTATTTTGTGTCCGTTCATGTCCCAATCAATTTTGGGTAACATCGGGGTGGAGACACATGCAAAAGACCATGCCGATCTTGGAATTTCCATGCAGTCGCATCTGACAGACAGACTCATATTTGGGGTCTGAAAGACCATTTCCTGTTTTGGTTTGTTTATGCATGGGATGCTCAAGTGCATCACAAAATTCCCATGAGGAAGAGGAAAGGGAACAAATGTATTTGGACAAACTGTTCCCTCAAAGAGCGCACAAGTCTACAGTCACCAggttcaaccttttttttttttaaacaatctgGTAACTTTGCCAAGGCACATTATTTTCATTTCATAACCCATCACTGAATGCTTTCCAAACATCTGTTTGATCAGAAGCATGTTGATTCGTTTTCTAAAACAGCAACTTTGGCTGTATTTCTAAATCACATGTTTAGATCATGAACAGTTGTCCTGTATCAACTTCTTCAACAttattgatggaaggagtctccagtgtaacaAGTTCTCCAAAAACAGTCAAGTCCTCAGGATTGATTAGTTTGTGCCTGACTACTTTGAAGTTTCTTACCAAGATGCAAATTGTTTGAACTTCAGGTAAAAGAGAGAAATAAAGAAAGGCTACTGAAATAATGACGGTTTATATCATCGCTGTTAAAAAGTAAGTGATAACATGTTTCCCGGGCTTGCGAGAACACTGAATATACCTGgaactagaaatggataaaaagtcaGTTTTGGTCTTTACCAAACAGAAAAATTTAATTCTTGGTTAACTGCTGTTGTATAAAACAAGATGTGCTATTATGAAGATTATTCACTGATTAGTTATGGGTTGCTTTACAATcaaggtacaaagtttgtgtcacagggggtccaaaattcaaattgattcaaactggttcttgtaccagtttttaagtgaaggacaagttaaagaacagatttcaggtaattttttggcaatgtgtgtatggtagttttgtgtaatctgctataagataaagaagattaagtgtagcttgaagcagggctgggagaaacaaatgaagtgattctcggagaggacattttttttttgacaattcagaatccactacttccatagggcttttggttgtctctaatatttatgtcccaatatcttgaccacattttaggatgaaaataatcattttagatatgttattttatattgaaaaattagtgtCTCATTTTGTgacactaatttgatcaaaagtctgaaaacttactggcattcaacattaaaacttaactatgtttccaatgatatggaaccaaatatttgttttatggtataaagaatgatttaagtgcatctattttggagctacctgtggtcaaaaaaaagcactttttctaaatgacacgaataattttgctaaatatgacatatattgccatacattcaccaaaaataacgttatcaccaattttttttttttgcatgggaaatagagctatcacagggctacaataaacaaccaagtttatttagtcaagccttttgatattgaagataagtgttaaatgtgatttttagcttgattgtaaaacaacccttatcttCAAGAGCACACCCGCTTGCAAATGTTTTTCAAGTGTCATGGAtaaatttggtttgtttgttttttccagaaAACAAACAATGATTTGTATTCAGTCAGATTAATAAGTTGAATAAATAACAACACAGAGTGAACTTAAACGAAATGGTACTGCAATGTCTGGTTTTGTCCACTGTCCTGAAGGTCAGAGGTCACCTCTGGTGAAGAACAAAGCTTCCAAACAAATCCTCAGCGAGAACTCTGCAGAAACTTTATCAACACAGTCCTGTTCATTACTGCTGACGTCATTGCTCAAAACTCACCAATAGGAACAAAAGGGTTTTCTTTGGTTTTCCGGATGAACTTGTCTTTAAAACCTTCTTCTCGAGGCCGGGGTTGAGGCGTAAAACCGTCGATAACCGGCGGGGCGGACAGGTCGAAGGCAGCGGCTCCCGGTGGCGTG
This genomic interval from Neoarius graeffei isolate fNeoGra1 chromosome 20, fNeoGra1.pri, whole genome shotgun sequence contains the following:
- the higd2a gene encoding HIG1 domain family member 2A, mitochondrial is translated as MASGSVEQTPAVHTPPGAAAFDLSAPPVIDGFTPQPRPREEGFKDKFIRKTKENPFVPIGCLGTAGALIYGLRAFKQGKTRQSQLLMRTRIFAQGFTVVAIIVGVAAAALKPRQ